Below is a genomic region from Flavobacteriales bacterium.
AATGAGACCTTCTGCCAACTCGACTTCTGTCTGAATGAGGATTCTACGGAGTTTGTGATCTGCAACGGCAATGAGGATCCGTGCCTGACCACCGTTATCGACAACTCGGTCAGTGGCTCATTCCGCATGTATCCGAACCCGAACAATGGCATGTTTACCATTGAAACGGGCAAGTTTGCCAAGTCCGATGCACAGGTTCGCATCGTAGACCTATCTGGTCGTGTTGTTTTCCAAAAGCGATATGCCCAAACTCCTTATACCATCAACATGGTGAACGTGGCCGAGGGCTATTATATGGTTCAGATGATGAATGATCGGGAAACCGATGCATCTCCGATAAACGTTATCAGATATTGAAATTCAGGTACGGTCTGAGTCAATGAGTCATGCCATGCGGTTCTTACATTTGGCCGCATGGGAACGCTCATTTCAAAACTCATCTTTTTCTTCAGCGGTTGGACCATGGACAAGGACATTCCTGCCGATGTGCAGCGCTGCGTGATCATTGCCGCACCACACACCAGCAATTGGGATCTGGTGCATGCCCGCGCTGCGTTCTACCTCATGGGAATTCCGCTTCGGTTCACCATCAAAAAGGAGTGGCTGCGGCCTCCGTTCGGTTGGCTTGTAAAAGCCATGGGCGGATTGGGAATTGATAGAAGTCCGAAGAAGGCGGGAGAACCCAGAAAAAGCATGACCGAGGCCATGATCGATCTCTTCAAAGAACATCAGACATTGGCCATGATGGTCACTCCCGAAGGAACGCGATCGCTACGCACGGAGTGGAAAACGGGATTCTATCACGTAGCGGTTGGAGCAGGTGTTCCCATTGCGTTGGGTTATTTGGATTACAAGCGCAAACATGCAGGTGTCGGACCGATCATTCACCCTTCGGGAGATATGGATGCGGATCTGCGCAACATCATGGCATTTTACAAGGACATCGCGCCAAAGCATCCCAAGAAATTTGCCATCGATCAGCGGTACGCTTGATCAGGAAACCGCTTTGAGGCGTGTGGCAACAAGAATGGCCACCAACGAAGCCGCAATGGCCAAATAACCTACCAGTTCGTAGTTGTCGTACGTGCCCGAAGCGTTTTTCATCACAATACTTCCCGCAAGGAAACTCGCTGTTCCCGCGCCTATTTGCTGAATGGCCGTGTTGGCACTCATAAAACCGCCTCGTCTGCCCGATTTCACGGAAGAAGTGATCATCGTCATCGCTGGGATAATTCTTCCCGAAATAAGAATGAACATGATGCTTGTGATGACCAGAACCGCAGGCAATGCCATAGCGGTAAGATGTGTGATCACCCAAATAGGGATGAGTGAAAGCAACGTTACCACCACAAAGAATTTCAGTTGCCCGAAACGGTCGGCATACCTGCCGAATATCGGAGATGAGAAGAAGGTGCACGTTCCACCGGCCAAGTAAATGAACATGAGCTGGCTTTCAGAAAAGCCGACATTCGACACCATGTAAGGCGCAATGAACGTGATGACGCTGAACTGACCCAGCATCAGCAATACAATGAACAGATGCGCAAATAGCTGATTTCCATCCGAGAACATGTCTTTTAGGATCTTCAACGGTTTCTCCGTTCCATTCGCAAGATGTTGGTTCACGTTCGGAACCATCAGCACATTGAGGATGAGAATGGGCAGCCCGATAATGGCGAGGAACATGAAAGGCGTTTGCCAACCGAACCGTGTGGCAAGAAACAGCCCGAACGGAACACCGAATACTGAAGCAGCAGAAAATGCCGCCATGATGATTCCCATGGTTTCCGAACGCTTTTCAATGGGTGTCAGGTCGCCAACAATGGAAAGCACATTGGCACCCAACAGACCACCGAAGGCACCTGTCACGCAACGTGCCAACAGCAGCATTTCGTACGAGTTGGAAAGTGCGCAGGCAGACGTTCCGATAAGGAAACCCGTGTAAAGAAAAACCAGCGAACGTTTGCGGTCAAAACGGTCCATGAAGAACGAACCGAGCAATCCCACAATACCCGCACTGAACGTGTAGGCCGAAACAAGAATGCCGAATTCCTTCGGGGAAATATCCCAAATGCGCTCCAACTGCGGCCCAAGTGGCATCATGATCATGAAATCCATGATGTGCGTGAACTTGATGAAGGCAAGCAGGTAGGAAAGTCGTTTGGTCATCGAATGGTAAAAGCGGCCGCAAAGGTCTGCATTCAATCGAAACCAGAAGGTTGGGTTTTTGTTGAAGGTGGCACAAATAAAAAAGCGGGGCTTTCGACCCCGCTCTTCGTTTCAATATGCTTTAAAAGGTTACTCCGCATTCTGCAGACCTTCCTCGATCATTCCGTAGAACTGATCGAGTTTCGGAAGGATGATGATGCGTGTTCTGCGGTTGGCAGCGCGGCCTTCAGGCGTGTCGTTCTCGCTTACAGGAACATACTCCGAACGGCCAGCGGCTGTCATACGGGCCGGATCGATCTTGAAATCCTCCTGAAGCACACGTACAATGGAGGTGGCGCGCTTGGTGCTCAGATCCCAGTTGTCGAGCAGTTCGCCCTTGCGGTACGAAACGTTGTCGGTGTGTCCTTCGATCATCACCTCAAAATCAGGTTTCGCTTCCAGGATCTTGGCCACTTTACCGATCACATCCATCGCCTTGCTGTTCAGGTTGTAGCTGCCACTTTTGAATAGGAATTTGTCGGAGATGGAAACGAAAACAGCCCCTTTATCCACTTGAATTTGAATGTCCTCATCATCCAAGTTGCCAATGGCACCTTTGATGCTCGTTACCAAGGCAAATGTCACGGAATCCTTTCGGTCGATGGCATCCTGAAGACGCTTGATCTGCAGGTCGCGCTCGTTGATCTTTTCCAGCGATCGTTCCATGTTCTCCGCCTCTTTCTTCGAGAGCGTGGCCATTTCGCCCATGTTGCTTACCAAACGGTCGTTCTGATTGCGAAGTCTGGCAAGCTCGATGCTGTCGCGCTCCACCTGTTTTTTCAACGAAACGACTTCGCGCAATGCGCGGCTCAGGTCGTTCGAATTCTTCTCATACATGCTCTTCAACCCCGTGTACTCCTCGCTCAGCTTCGTGTGCTTTTTCATGGATACACAGCTACTGAGCAGTAAAGTGGA
It encodes:
- a CDS encoding OmpA family protein; this translates as MKQIAFIALSTLLLSSCVSMKKHTKLSEEYTGLKSMYEKNSNDLSRALREVVSLKKQVERDSIELARLRNQNDRLVSNMGEMATLSKKEAENMERSLEKINERDLQIKRLQDAIDRKDSVTFALVTSIKGAIGNLDDEDIQIQVDKGAVFVSISDKFLFKSGSYNLNSKAMDVIGKVAKILEAKPDFEVMIEGHTDNVSYRKGELLDNWDLSTKRATSIVRVLQEDFKIDPARMTAAGRSEYVPVSENDTPEGRAANRRTRIIILPKLDQFYGMIEEGLQNAE
- a CDS encoding acyltransferase, which produces MGTLISKLIFFFSGWTMDKDIPADVQRCVIIAAPHTSNWDLVHARAAFYLMGIPLRFTIKKEWLRPPFGWLVKAMGGLGIDRSPKKAGEPRKSMTEAMIDLFKEHQTLAMMVTPEGTRSLRTEWKTGFYHVAVGAGVPIALGYLDYKRKHAGVGPIIHPSGDMDADLRNIMAFYKDIAPKHPKKFAIDQRYA
- a CDS encoding MFS transporter, whose translation is MTKRLSYLLAFIKFTHIMDFMIMMPLGPQLERIWDISPKEFGILVSAYTFSAGIVGLLGSFFMDRFDRKRSLVFLYTGFLIGTSACALSNSYEMLLLARCVTGAFGGLLGANVLSIVGDLTPIEKRSETMGIIMAAFSAASVFGVPFGLFLATRFGWQTPFMFLAIIGLPILILNVLMVPNVNQHLANGTEKPLKILKDMFSDGNQLFAHLFIVLLMLGQFSVITFIAPYMVSNVGFSESQLMFIYLAGGTCTFFSSPIFGRYADRFGQLKFFVVVTLLSLIPIWVITHLTAMALPAVLVITSIMFILISGRIIPAMTMITSSVKSGRRGGFMSANTAIQQIGAGTASFLAGSIVMKNASGTYDNYELVGYLAIAASLVAILVATRLKAVS